CGAGCATCCAGAGGGGCAGGGTCGCCGCGCTGAGGAGCGTGGACTGCGCGATGAGCGTGGCCACCAGCCGCCGGTCGGCGCCGAAACCGGCGGCAAGGACATGCGCGGCCGAGGCGGTGGGCAGGGCCGCGAAGGCGATGAGGATCGGGACGAGCGGGTCGTGCAGGCCGAAGGTCCAGGCCACGAGCGCCACGAGGAGCGGCAGCGCGATGAGCTTGGTGGCGACGATATGGCCAGAGAAAAGGTCGAGCCGCCCGAGCGCGCGCCAGTCGAGCGTCGCGCCGATGGAGATGAGCGCGACGGGGATCGCGGCGGCGGCCAGCATCTCGACCGGCGCGAGGATGGGCGCGGGGATGGTGAGGCCCGAAAGCCCCACCGCGACGCCCGAGAGCGAGGCGAGCAGGAACGGGTTGAGGGCGATGCGCCCCAGGGCCGCGCCGAGTGTGAGACCCGTGCCGCGCGAGAGGGCCGCCACGGCAAACACGTTGGCCATGGGAATGGCAAGGCCGATGGTCACGGAAAAGAGCGAGATATCCGCACCGGGCAGCGCGCCGACGACCACGAATCCCAGCGCCGTGTTGAAGCGCCACGCGGTCT
This window of the Roseovarius sp. SCSIO 43702 genome carries:
- a CDS encoding AEC family transporter — translated: MIEPILTGLLPSFLLVILGGALSGRLSETAWQGLDRLNFEILFPALIFTAAASRPIDPADLLIVGPLVWSILLAGLLLGWLARPRGPARFLDFAGGWQTAWRFNTALGFVVVGALPGADISLFSVTIGLAIPMANVFAVAALSRGTGLTLGAALGRIALNPFLLASLSGVAVGLSGLTIPAPILAPVEMLAAAAIPVALISIGATLDWRALGRLDLFSGHIVATKLIALPLLVALVAWTFGLHDPLVPILIAFAALPTASAAHVLAAGFGADRRLVATLIAQSTLLSAATLPLWMLVAARFMP